A genomic segment from Nocardiopsis sp. Huas11 encodes:
- a CDS encoding LysR family transcriptional regulator: MIDPRLQTLRVLRAEGTVTATAAALHVTPSTVSQQLRQLAAEVGVPLLEPEGRRVRLTAAAYTLLEHADVMRAQWERAAADLRTHREGEAGHLRVSGIATALAALVAPAMRDLLRRYPRMTVEIDEDAGADRFGLLLAGRTDIAVVIPTPDGPPPDDARFEQHPLLAEPLDLLVPSGHRLAGRAGVELRDAAQETWIRAGDPRDQHPLLLSACASAGFTPRLAHGAVDWFAIGSMVAHGYGVCLMPRLAPLPPGSEVTRVPLTGRPVPTRRLLACVRRGSGRQAVIERGLGALRASAAAWDADPVH, from the coding sequence ATGATTGATCCGCGGTTGCAGACACTGCGCGTGCTGCGCGCCGAGGGGACCGTCACCGCGACGGCCGCGGCCCTGCACGTGACGCCCTCCACCGTCTCCCAGCAGCTGCGGCAACTGGCCGCCGAGGTGGGCGTGCCACTGCTCGAACCCGAGGGGCGCCGGGTGCGCCTCACCGCGGCGGCGTACACGCTCCTGGAGCACGCCGACGTGATGCGGGCGCAGTGGGAGCGGGCCGCCGCCGACCTGCGGACCCACCGCGAGGGCGAGGCCGGTCACCTGCGGGTCTCCGGGATCGCCACGGCGCTGGCCGCACTCGTCGCACCGGCGATGCGGGACCTGCTGCGCCGGTACCCCCGCATGACCGTCGAGATCGACGAGGACGCCGGTGCGGACCGGTTCGGTCTCCTGCTGGCCGGGCGCACGGACATCGCCGTGGTGATCCCCACCCCCGACGGCCCGCCGCCCGACGACGCCCGCTTCGAACAGCATCCGCTGCTCGCCGAACCCCTGGACCTCCTGGTCCCGAGCGGCCACCGCCTCGCGGGACGGGCCGGGGTCGAGCTCCGCGACGCCGCGCAGGAGACCTGGATCCGCGCCGGCGACCCCCGTGACCAGCACCCGCTGCTCCTGAGCGCCTGCGCGTCGGCCGGCTTCACCCCCCGCCTGGCCCACGGCGCCGTGGACTGGTTCGCGATCGGGTCGATGGTCGCCCACGGCTACGGCGTGTGCCTGATGCCCCGGCTCGCGCCCCTGCCGCCAGGGTCGGAGGTGACCAGAGTTCCGCTCACGGGGCGGCCCGTCCCGACCCGCCGGCTCCTGGCCTGCGTGCGCCGGGGCAGCGGCCGACAGGCCGTCATCGAACGCGGGCTCGGCGCCCTGCGTGCCTCCGCCGCCGCGTGGGACGCCGACCCCGTCCACTGA
- a CDS encoding SPFH domain-containing protein has protein sequence MSQPVNTRGGSSIKESLASWGDLAGLLRGGDQGAIVPVVIPRDTRGLRWTVLVWFGLFALTSALMMTINSLTAGTTVTEFAYTALSIPTLIVGLLSIIAAGLWWWRGSIVEIEEGTHGILTKYGAIVKPIGPGRHYLWHPWSRVDFVVDTRTEIPYTAPVLACPTRENVPLKSIEFFLKFQIMDPIRFVTIIGASNFDLVLSSAVQDAIRQRSRQVNTESAYDLRGSNVEDMRRLLNNMLEKYGVRITGCNIPDVQLPNQYQQHLATRERVAKELVAYEQEWELTRKRRIDTLLMDIERSKKTRDAKIVEVNASLNKARKDVAQMLEEQETEAQRVRYEIETRGRADLVAAENEAKAQQRLATAYRDNRAVLEYELARRRLDVGATLAEHAPRPIVVQTEAGAGDTSALSTLLTAQLLPQMMNGVGSSRPSLASGANAQEAMDSVRGSVAAAAGRQQELAEEYQRQQDSAMRQQFERGEGYGQSGRR, from the coding sequence ATGAGCCAGCCCGTGAACACCCGAGGCGGCTCCAGCATCAAGGAGTCGCTCGCGTCCTGGGGCGACCTGGCCGGGCTGCTGCGCGGCGGTGACCAGGGAGCGATCGTTCCCGTCGTCATCCCGCGCGACACCCGCGGACTGCGCTGGACCGTCCTGGTCTGGTTCGGCCTGTTCGCCCTCACCTCCGCCCTGATGATGACCATCAACTCCCTGACCGCGGGCACCACGGTCACGGAGTTCGCCTACACCGCACTGTCCATTCCCACGCTGATCGTGGGCCTGTTGAGCATCATCGCCGCCGGCCTGTGGTGGTGGCGCGGCTCGATCGTGGAGATCGAGGAGGGCACGCACGGCATCCTGACCAAGTACGGCGCGATCGTGAAGCCGATCGGCCCGGGCCGCCACTACCTGTGGCACCCGTGGTCCAGGGTGGACTTCGTCGTGGACACCCGCACGGAGATCCCCTACACCGCCCCGGTCCTGGCCTGCCCCACGCGTGAGAACGTGCCGCTGAAGTCGATCGAGTTCTTCCTCAAGTTCCAGATCATGGATCCGATCCGCTTCGTGACGATCATCGGCGCGAGCAACTTCGACCTGGTGCTCTCCAGCGCCGTGCAGGACGCCATCCGCCAGCGCAGCCGCCAGGTGAACACCGAGTCCGCCTACGACCTGCGCGGATCCAACGTCGAGGACATGCGCCGCCTGCTCAACAACATGCTGGAGAAGTACGGGGTGCGCATCACCGGCTGCAACATCCCCGACGTCCAGCTGCCCAACCAGTACCAGCAGCACCTGGCCACGCGGGAGCGGGTCGCCAAGGAGCTCGTGGCCTACGAGCAGGAGTGGGAGCTGACGCGCAAGCGCCGCATCGACACGCTGCTCATGGACATCGAGCGGTCCAAGAAGACCCGCGACGCGAAGATCGTCGAGGTCAACGCCTCCCTCAACAAGGCGCGCAAGGACGTGGCGCAGATGCTGGAGGAGCAGGAGACCGAGGCGCAGCGGGTGCGCTACGAGATCGAGACGCGCGGCCGGGCCGACCTGGTCGCCGCGGAGAACGAGGCCAAGGCCCAGCAGCGCCTGGCCACGGCCTACCGCGACAACCGGGCCGTTCTGGAGTACGAGCTGGCCCGCCGCCGCCTGGACGTGGGCGCCACGCTCGCCGAGCACGCGCCGCGCCCGATCGTGGTGCAGACCGAGGCGGGCGCGGGCGACACCTCGGCGCTGTCGACGCTGCTCACGGCCCAACTGCTGCCGCAGATGATGAACGGCGTGGGTTCCTCACGGCCGTCCCTGGCCTCGGGCGCGAACGCGCAGGAGGCCATGGACTCGGTGCGGGGCTCGGTCGCGGCCGCCGCCGGGCGCCAGCAGGAGCTGGCGGAGGAGTACCAGCGCCAGCAGGACTCCGCCATGCGCCAGCAGTTCGAGCGCGGTGAGGGGTACGGCCAGAGCGGCCGCCGCTGA
- the lexA gene encoding transcriptional repressor LexA: protein MPEDNPGTVDSTTVLAPVGESSGPASQTPKLTARQQSVLNCIQRYVRERGFPPSIREIGDAVGLSSPSSVAHQLKVLQRKGYLYRDQNRPRAVELRSPGSATGRTVTPEDMDLSRAAAVPLVGRIAAGGPILAEESVEDVLALPRQLVGEGKLFMLTVVGDSMVDAAITEGDLVVVRQQPDANNGDIVAALLEDEATVKVLRREADGHVWLMPRNDAYEPISGDDATILGKVVSVMRRV, encoded by the coding sequence GTGCCGGAGGACAATCCCGGAACCGTAGATTCCACCACCGTTCTGGCACCCGTAGGGGAATCGAGCGGGCCGGCGTCCCAGACGCCCAAACTCACCGCACGCCAGCAGAGCGTCCTGAACTGCATCCAGCGGTACGTACGCGAACGGGGTTTCCCGCCCTCCATCAGGGAAATCGGCGACGCGGTCGGCCTGTCCAGCCCGTCCAGCGTGGCGCACCAGCTCAAGGTGCTCCAGCGCAAGGGCTACCTGTACCGCGACCAGAACCGCCCCCGGGCCGTCGAGCTGCGCAGCCCCGGCTCGGCCACCGGCCGGACCGTGACGCCCGAGGACATGGACCTGTCCCGCGCGGCCGCGGTGCCGCTGGTCGGCCGGATCGCCGCCGGCGGTCCCATCCTGGCCGAGGAGTCGGTCGAGGACGTGCTCGCCCTGCCCCGGCAGCTGGTGGGCGAGGGCAAGCTCTTCATGCTCACCGTGGTCGGCGACTCGATGGTCGACGCCGCCATCACCGAGGGCGATCTCGTGGTCGTGCGCCAGCAGCCCGACGCCAACAACGGGGACATCGTGGCGGCCCTGCTCGAGGACGAGGCCACGGTCAAGGTCCTGCGCCGCGAGGCCGACGGCCACGTCTGGCTGATGCCCCGCAACGACGCCTACGAGCCGATCTCCGGCGACGACGCCACCATCCTCGGCAAGGTCGTCTCCGTCATGCGCCGGGTCTGA
- a CDS encoding SPFH domain-containing protein: MSFAQTVRGAAGAVAQGGDPRQAVTDALQQAVPQAASEGGGLDPRDFVAAREQGDSIGTRIEQRTTSLNNAGEALNSSSHERGRGGPVHVICPMVIPRGRTFFTMLPAIGLVIIGLLGSFIFLIPEAIAGGNPLINPFFGVHYWIITAGVAGFMWWRQGMVMVPEGCEAIVTRFGKRENNFAPGRVTLFNPWKRVSYIVNTTREYPFNAPIRSAPTKSGVQASVDLFVQFRITDATSFVYTLGGVHGFQEKLNNAISETTRSLIYEQEASAIYDMVGESTHALLDQLNRQFGGIVELTSANITHAEPSNQEYRMDLAAPEMVRVAKDAYTFEYELQLRKEQNEGDLNKELATLNETLSAIQADIAQYQAQMDTALERETNKARSSARQRFVEAESEANANAALLQAQALDIRAVSAAEAPEILNYRFRETLLDKLEGVADSLPQVLRIGSGDGASVDYLRIAQEIIGQADTALFSEEDMDAIRGRLGEIRARIGERQLEIRALVEETETKANRPVGADPGEDRVEEIRQSVSEQAIDERLSENASETAPEAAPDAPPPSGPAHPHQDPPLPPWSQRGPEGPGPNQGGQ; encoded by the coding sequence ATGTCGTTCGCGCAGACCGTGCGCGGTGCGGCCGGCGCCGTCGCCCAGGGGGGCGACCCGCGCCAGGCTGTGACCGACGCGCTCCAACAGGCCGTGCCACAGGCCGCGTCCGAGGGAGGGGGCCTTGATCCGCGCGACTTCGTCGCCGCGCGTGAGCAGGGCGATTCCATCGGGACCCGGATCGAGCAGCGCACCACGTCGCTGAACAACGCCGGCGAGGCGCTCAACAGCAGTTCGCACGAGCGGGGCCGAGGCGGGCCGGTCCATGTGATCTGTCCGATGGTGATTCCGCGCGGGCGCACGTTCTTCACCATGCTCCCCGCCATCGGACTGGTGATCATCGGCCTCCTGGGCTCGTTCATCTTCCTGATCCCCGAGGCCATCGCCGGCGGCAACCCCCTCATCAACCCCTTCTTCGGCGTGCACTACTGGATCATCACCGCCGGCGTGGCCGGCTTCATGTGGTGGCGCCAGGGCATGGTGATGGTTCCGGAGGGCTGCGAGGCCATCGTCACCCGCTTCGGTAAGCGCGAGAACAACTTCGCGCCGGGCCGGGTCACGCTGTTCAATCCCTGGAAGCGCGTCTCCTACATCGTCAACACCACGCGCGAGTACCCCTTCAACGCGCCGATCCGCTCCGCCCCCACCAAGAGCGGCGTGCAGGCCTCCGTCGACCTCTTCGTCCAGTTCCGGATCACGGACGCGACGAGCTTCGTCTATACGCTCGGCGGCGTGCACGGCTTCCAGGAGAAGCTCAACAACGCCATCAGCGAGACCACCCGCAGCCTCATCTACGAGCAGGAGGCCTCGGCGATCTACGACATGGTCGGCGAGAGCACCCACGCCCTGCTGGACCAGCTGAACCGGCAGTTCGGCGGCATCGTGGAGCTGACCAGCGCCAACATCACCCACGCCGAGCCGTCCAACCAGGAGTACCGGATGGACCTGGCGGCCCCGGAGATGGTGCGCGTGGCCAAGGACGCCTACACCTTCGAGTACGAGCTCCAGCTGCGCAAGGAGCAGAACGAGGGCGACCTCAACAAGGAGCTCGCCACCCTCAACGAGACGCTGTCGGCGATCCAGGCCGACATCGCCCAGTACCAGGCGCAGATGGACACCGCCCTGGAGCGCGAGACCAACAAGGCGCGCTCCTCCGCGCGCCAGCGCTTCGTCGAGGCCGAGTCCGAGGCCAACGCCAACGCCGCCCTGCTGCAGGCCCAGGCCCTGGACATCCGCGCGGTCAGCGCGGCCGAGGCGCCCGAGATCCTGAACTACCGCTTCCGGGAGACGCTCCTGGACAAGCTGGAGGGTGTCGCCGACAGCCTGCCGCAGGTCCTGCGGATCGGTTCGGGGGACGGCGCCAGCGTCGACTACCTGCGCATCGCCCAGGAGATCATCGGCCAGGCCGACACCGCCCTGTTCTCCGAGGAGGACATGGACGCCATCCGCGGCCGGCTCGGTGAGATCCGCGCCCGGATCGGCGAGCGCCAGCTGGAGATCCGCGCGCTGGTCGAGGAGACCGAGACCAAGGCCAACCGGCCCGTCGGCGCGGACCCGGGCGAGGACCGCGTCGAGGAGATCCGCCAGTCGGTCTCGGAGCAGGCCATCGACGAGCGCCTGTCCGAGAACGCTTCCGAGACCGCCCCGGAGGCCGCTCCCGACGCCCCGCCGCCCAGCGGCCCCGCCCACCCCCACCAGGACCCGCCCCTGCCGCCGTGGTCGCAGCGCGGCCCCGAGGGTCCCGGCCCGAACCAGGGAGGTCAGTAG
- the nrdR gene encoding transcriptional regulator NrdR, translated as MHCPFCRHPDTRVIDSRSTDDGAAIRRRRSCPVCERRFTTQETVLLMVAKRSGVTEPFSRAKIIAGVRRACQGRPVSEDALAKLGQKVEEEIRGRGVAEVPAHEIGLAILGPMRDLDEVAYLHFASVYRGFESLADFEAEIASLRADREADSRSDTAVAP; from the coding sequence ATGCACTGTCCGTTCTGCCGCCATCCGGACACCAGGGTGATCGACAGCCGGTCCACCGACGACGGCGCGGCCATTCGCCGCCGCCGCTCCTGTCCGGTGTGCGAGCGCCGCTTCACCACCCAGGAGACCGTGCTGCTGATGGTCGCCAAGCGCTCCGGGGTCACCGAGCCCTTCAGCCGCGCCAAGATCATCGCCGGGGTTCGTCGGGCGTGCCAGGGCAGGCCCGTCTCCGAGGACGCCCTCGCCAAGCTCGGCCAGAAGGTCGAGGAGGAGATCCGCGGACGGGGCGTCGCCGAGGTCCCGGCCCACGAGATCGGCCTGGCCATCCTCGGCCCGATGCGGGACCTGGACGAAGTCGCCTACCTGCACTTCGCAAGCGTGTACCGCGGGTTCGAGAGCCTCGCCGACTTCGAGGCGGAGATCGCCAGTCTGCGCGCCGACCGTGAGGCGGACTCCCGGTCCGACACGGCCGTCGCCCCCTGA
- a CDS encoding vitamin B12-dependent ribonucleotide reductase, protein MTETTSGPTGRKGKGSRKGLKMKRIFTTPGQHPYDSLTWERRDVVMTNWRDGTVNFEQRGVEFPTTWSMNASQIVTSKYFRGAVGTPEREWSLKQLIDRVVGMYTRTAVEEGYFATDEDAEIFDHELKYALANQYFSFNSPVWFNVGTASAQQVSACFILSVDDTMESILDWYKEEGIIFKGGSGAGVNLSRIRSSKELLSSGGTASGPVSFMRGADASAGTIKSGGATRRAAKMVVLDVDHPDIQEFVETKSREEHKIRALRDAGFDVDLGGSDMFSVQYQNANNSVRVSDAFMRAVESGSEFGLTSRTTGEVVATVDAKDLFQRMAKAAWECADPGIQYDGTIQDWHTNPETGRISASNPCSEYLSLDDSSCNLASINLLKFLREDDTFDVERFTRLTELVITAMDVSITFADFPTEKIGDTTRAYRQLGIGYANLGALLMATGHAYDSDGGRAVAAAITSLMTGTAYRRSAEVAGVVGTYDGYKRNEAAHKRVMRKHAAANDDLRTVGTLEQPIHAAATREWADCLKIGERNGWRNAQASLLAPTGTIGFMMDCDTTGIEPDFSLVKFKKLVGGGSMQIVNQAIPRALANLGYQDEQSEAIVEFVAENGHVVDAPSLRPEHYEVFDCAMGRRYIQPLGHVRMMAAVQPFLSGAISKTVNVPEDATVEDFQHIYFEGWKLGLKALAVYRDNCKVGQPLSISKSETKEVEEPATVEVARPVRRRLPKKRPSETTSFSVGGAEGYITAGSYPDDGLGEVFMKLGKQGSTLAGVMDAFSIAISIALQYGVPLETYVDKFTNMRFDPAGMTDDPDIRMAQSVVDYIFRRLALDHLPYEERAALGVLSAAERQAQVAGEDPAQVAAQVESYAQSAATHVAEASAPAARESQAQAKPTEAHSTAELLENTQGFVADAPLCVTCGTKMRPSGSCYACEGCGATSGCS, encoded by the coding sequence ATGACGGAAACCACCAGTGGACCAACAGGACGCAAGGGCAAGGGGAGCCGCAAGGGGCTGAAGATGAAGCGCATCTTCACCACCCCCGGCCAGCACCCCTACGACTCCCTGACCTGGGAGCGCCGCGACGTCGTCATGACCAACTGGCGTGACGGCACGGTCAACTTCGAGCAGCGCGGCGTGGAGTTCCCCACCACCTGGTCGATGAACGCCAGCCAGATCGTCACCAGCAAGTACTTCCGCGGCGCCGTGGGCACCCCGGAGCGCGAGTGGAGCCTCAAGCAGCTCATCGACCGGGTCGTGGGCATGTACACCCGCACCGCCGTCGAGGAGGGCTACTTCGCCACCGACGAGGACGCGGAGATCTTCGACCACGAGCTCAAGTACGCGCTCGCCAACCAGTACTTCAGCTTCAACTCGCCGGTGTGGTTCAACGTCGGGACGGCCTCGGCCCAGCAGGTCAGCGCCTGCTTCATCCTCTCCGTCGACGACACCATGGAGTCGATCCTCGACTGGTACAAGGAAGAGGGGATCATCTTCAAGGGCGGTTCCGGCGCGGGCGTGAACCTCTCGCGCATCCGCTCCAGCAAGGAGCTGCTCTCCTCCGGCGGTACCGCCTCCGGCCCGGTCTCCTTCATGCGCGGCGCCGACGCCTCGGCCGGAACGATCAAGTCCGGCGGCGCCACCCGCCGCGCGGCCAAGATGGTCGTCCTGGACGTCGACCACCCCGACATCCAGGAGTTCGTCGAGACCAAGTCGCGCGAGGAGCACAAGATCCGCGCGCTGCGCGACGCCGGGTTCGACGTGGACCTGGGCGGCTCCGACATGTTCAGCGTCCAGTACCAGAACGCCAACAACTCGGTCCGGGTCTCCGACGCGTTCATGCGCGCCGTCGAGAGCGGCTCCGAGTTCGGCCTGACCTCCCGGACCACCGGCGAGGTCGTGGCCACCGTCGACGCCAAGGACCTGTTCCAGCGCATGGCCAAGGCGGCCTGGGAGTGCGCCGACCCGGGCATCCAGTACGACGGCACCATCCAGGACTGGCACACCAACCCCGAGACCGGCCGGATCAGCGCGAGCAACCCGTGCTCGGAGTACCTGAGCCTGGACGACTCCTCCTGCAACCTCGCCTCGATCAACCTGCTGAAGTTCCTGCGCGAGGACGACACCTTCGACGTCGAGCGCTTCACGCGGCTCACCGAGCTGGTCATCACGGCGATGGACGTCTCCATCACCTTCGCCGACTTCCCGACCGAGAAGATCGGGGACACCACCCGCGCCTACCGTCAGCTGGGCATCGGCTACGCGAACCTGGGCGCCCTGCTCATGGCGACCGGCCACGCCTACGACTCCGACGGCGGACGCGCCGTCGCCGCCGCGATCACCTCGCTGATGACCGGTACCGCCTACCGGCGCAGCGCCGAGGTCGCGGGCGTGGTGGGCACCTACGACGGCTACAAGCGCAACGAGGCGGCGCACAAGCGCGTCATGCGCAAGCACGCCGCCGCCAACGACGACCTGCGCACGGTCGGCACCCTGGAGCAGCCCATCCACGCGGCCGCCACCCGGGAGTGGGCCGACTGCCTGAAGATCGGTGAGCGCAACGGCTGGCGCAACGCCCAGGCCAGCCTGCTCGCCCCCACCGGCACCATCGGCTTCATGATGGACTGCGACACCACCGGCATCGAGCCGGACTTCTCGCTGGTCAAGTTCAAGAAGCTGGTCGGCGGCGGCTCGATGCAGATCGTCAACCAGGCGATCCCGCGCGCGCTGGCCAACCTCGGCTACCAGGACGAGCAGTCCGAGGCCATCGTGGAGTTCGTCGCCGAGAACGGCCATGTCGTCGACGCCCCGAGCCTGCGGCCCGAGCACTACGAGGTGTTCGACTGCGCGATGGGCCGCCGCTACATCCAGCCCCTGGGCCACGTGCGGATGATGGCGGCCGTGCAGCCGTTCCTGTCCGGCGCGATCTCCAAGACCGTGAACGTGCCCGAGGACGCCACGGTCGAGGACTTCCAGCACATCTACTTCGAGGGCTGGAAGCTGGGCCTGAAGGCGCTCGCCGTCTACCGCGACAACTGCAAGGTCGGCCAGCCGCTGTCCATCAGCAAGTCCGAGACCAAGGAAGTCGAGGAGCCCGCGACCGTCGAGGTCGCCCGGCCGGTCCGCCGCCGCCTGCCCAAGAAGCGTCCGAGCGAGACCACCTCGTTCTCCGTGGGCGGGGCCGAGGGCTACATCACGGCCGGCTCCTACCCGGACGACGGCCTGGGCGAGGTCTTCATGAAGCTGGGCAAGCAGGGCTCGACCCTGGCCGGCGTCATGGACGCGTTCTCCATCGCGATCTCCATCGCCCTGCAGTACGGGGTCCCGCTGGAGACCTACGTGGACAAGTTCACCAACATGCGCTTCGACCCGGCCGGTATGACCGACGACCCGGACATCCGCATGGCGCAGTCCGTGGTGGACTACATCTTCCGCCGCCTGGCCCTGGACCACTTGCCCTACGAGGAGCGCGCGGCCCTGGGCGTGCTGTCGGCCGCCGAGCGCCAGGCCCAGGTCGCGGGCGAGGACCCGGCCCAGGTCGCCGCCCAGGTGGAGTCCTACGCCCAGTCCGCCGCCACCCACGTGGCCGAGGCCTCCGCACCGGCGGCGCGGGAGAGCCAGGCGCAGGCCAAGCCGACCGAGGCGCACTCCACGGCCGAGCTGCTGGAGAACACGCAGGGCTTCGTCGCCGACGCCCCGCTGTGCGTCACGTGCGGAACGAAGATGCGGCCTTCGGGCAGCTGCTACGCCTGCGAGGGCTGCGGCGCCACCAGCGGTTGCAGCTGA
- a CDS encoding LysE family transporter, translating into MMQTLIAGLAAGYGLAVPVGAVAVLMVNMTARTSFRMGAAAAMGAVTADALYAVAAVLGGRALALAVEPIATPLTWAAALVLVVMAVRVVRGASARGVEAPDRGPTPVTAWRAYLVFLGLTALNPWPAIYFVALILGRQAGAAMGAAETAVYVGAILLASASWQLFLAAGGTVLGRALTGPRGRRWTAGVSGLLIGGLAVGMVAA; encoded by the coding sequence ATGATGCAGACGCTGATCGCCGGACTGGCGGCGGGATACGGCCTCGCGGTGCCCGTCGGGGCCGTCGCGGTGCTGATGGTGAACATGACCGCGCGCACCTCGTTCCGGATGGGTGCGGCGGCGGCGATGGGCGCGGTGACGGCCGACGCCCTGTACGCCGTGGCCGCCGTGCTCGGCGGGCGCGCCCTCGCGCTCGCGGTGGAGCCGATCGCGACCCCGTTGACCTGGGCCGCGGCCCTCGTTCTGGTCGTGATGGCGGTACGCGTGGTGCGCGGCGCGAGCGCGCGGGGGGTCGAGGCGCCGGACCGGGGACCGACCCCGGTCACGGCCTGGCGCGCCTACCTGGTCTTCCTGGGGCTCACCGCGCTCAACCCGTGGCCGGCGATCTACTTCGTCGCCCTGATCCTGGGGCGGCAGGCGGGAGCCGCCATGGGCGCCGCGGAGACCGCGGTCTACGTCGGCGCCATCCTGCTGGCGTCCGCGAGCTGGCAGCTGTTCCTCGCCGCGGGCGGGACCGTCCTCGGCAGGGCCCTCACCGGTCCCCGGGGCCGCCGGTGGACCGCGGGCGTCTCCGGGCTCCTCATCGGCGGACTCGCCGTCGGCATGGTCGCGGCCTAG
- a CDS encoding S9 family peptidase: protein MSTPTSSPARGPRLALAAGCAALTLALASACSTGDDSSVEPPGSDGAERALIFEGGGREVSATLTLPLRARGPLPGALIISGSGPTDRDGNSPLRPEAETSWNLARVLAEAGVASLRYDKLGSGESAAELDSEAPVDPQVFDDEVAAAYEELVSQPEIDPERTVVVGHSEGALYALRAHDIVDAEPARMLVAPPGTRYLDLIDRQITEQARQAEATGQLPEGQAVELLSAARYGRAEVRAGRELDDDTDSFGVYTPQNQDFLAWIDSFDPVDLAADLPADTPVLVLWGEQDAQVAGEEVDRLMTGLPDATRVDLPGADHILREFRDEPGATVLDSDRPFSADVAPAVTEFLDTAW from the coding sequence GTGTCGACACCTACCTCCTCCCCCGCGCGGGGGCCCCGCCTCGCCCTGGCCGCCGGCTGCGCGGCCCTCACCCTGGCCCTGGCCTCGGCGTGCTCCACCGGGGACGACTCGTCCGTGGAGCCGCCGGGCAGCGACGGGGCCGAGCGCGCACTGATCTTCGAGGGCGGTGGCCGCGAGGTGTCGGCGACGCTCACGCTCCCGTTGCGCGCCCGCGGTCCCCTGCCCGGCGCGCTCATCATCTCCGGCAGCGGCCCCACCGATCGGGACGGCAACAGCCCCCTGCGCCCGGAGGCCGAGACCAGCTGGAACCTGGCGCGGGTACTGGCCGAGGCGGGGGTGGCCTCCCTGCGCTACGACAAGCTCGGCAGCGGGGAGTCCGCCGCCGAGCTCGACTCCGAGGCGCCGGTCGACCCCCAGGTCTTCGACGACGAGGTGGCGGCGGCCTACGAGGAGCTCGTCTCCCAGCCGGAGATCGACCCCGAGCGCACGGTCGTCGTCGGGCACAGCGAGGGCGCGCTGTACGCCCTGCGCGCCCACGACATCGTCGACGCCGAGCCCGCGCGGATGCTGGTGGCCCCTCCCGGCACCCGCTACCTCGACCTCATCGACCGCCAGATCACCGAACAGGCGCGCCAGGCCGAGGCCACGGGACAACTTCCCGAGGGCCAGGCCGTCGAGCTGCTCTCGGCCGCCCGGTACGGCCGGGCCGAGGTGCGCGCCGGCCGCGAGCTCGACGACGACACCGACTCGTTCGGGGTGTACACCCCGCAGAACCAGGACTTCCTGGCCTGGATCGACTCCTTCGACCCGGTGGACCTGGCCGCGGACCTGCCCGCCGACACCCCCGTGCTGGTGCTGTGGGGGGAACAGGACGCGCAGGTCGCCGGGGAGGAGGTCGACCGACTGATGACGGGGCTGCCCGACGCCACGCGCGTCGACCTGCCCGGCGCCGACCACATCCTGCGCGAGTTCAGGGACGAGCCGGGTGCCACGGTGCTCGACTCCGACCGGCCCTTCTCCGCCGACGTCGCGCCCGCGGTGACGGAGTTCCTCGACACCGCCTGGTGA
- a CDS encoding CBS domain-containing protein, translating into MLIASILRSKGSDVVTVAPDATVAELLTELARHNIGAIAVAEGDVLVGIVSERDVVRGLERVGTVLLTAPVAEIMTADVHTCTTDDTVEDVSEAMTLRRFRHVPVLSEGRLVGIVSIGDVVKSRLRVLEDDRAQLEAYIHGGRG; encoded by the coding sequence ATGCTGATTGCCTCGATCCTGCGGTCGAAGGGCTCCGACGTGGTCACGGTCGCACCGGACGCGACCGTCGCCGAGCTGTTGACCGAACTCGCCCGTCACAACATCGGCGCGATCGCCGTCGCCGAGGGGGACGTCCTCGTCGGCATCGTCTCCGAGCGCGACGTGGTGCGCGGCCTGGAGCGGGTCGGCACCGTCCTGCTCACGGCCCCCGTCGCCGAGATCATGACCGCCGACGTCCACACCTGCACCACCGACGACACGGTCGAGGACGTCAGCGAGGCCATGACCCTGCGCCGCTTCCGCCACGTGCCGGTGCTGTCCGAGGGGCGACTGGTGGGCATCGTCAGCATCGGTGACGTGGTCAAGAGCCGGCTGCGGGTGCTGGAGGACGACCGCGCCCAGCTGGAGGCCTACATCCACGGGGGCCGGGGCTGA